A stretch of DNA from Channa argus isolate prfri chromosome 7, Channa argus male v1.0, whole genome shotgun sequence:
GCTTACTTGTTTTATCCAGTCTACACACAAAGAATAAATGTCTGCAGCTCCTTAAGAAATTCTAAGTGGCTAgatttgtaaaatgtcaaactacatTTAGCACTAATTAAGAGAGACTTTCAATGCATTTAGAATTTGGCTCACATATATTTAACAGTAGCTCCTGCTTCTAtaacatcagttttttttttaaactcacagAGTGCACAGTTCTGTTTGTTATAAATATGAGGCACTTATTGAGGCAGGAAGCGAAGAGATCAATGCAGAGATTTTCCAAAGGTCTCCTCATTTATGCACACTAACTCCTGCTAATAAAAAACTCCTGATGaaacttttaaatgtcactAACACAAGCATGTGATTTTATATACGAAATCATAACATAAATGAAAGATTCATACcgttaaattacattttgcaaatatacaaagtaaaataaaagcaaaatattatCAACATTTAATCGTTAATGTCATAAATGATCAATGATCTGTCCAATATTTAAGAGATGTCTTACTGGAAGAGCATCGTGCCCCCAGTATGTTTTTCTGAAAGGGCCTCCATAGCATGTTTGCTTTATTAGACAGTTCAAGGTAAAAGGTGACTCACAAAGAGGAAGCTGCAGGATTGAGCAAGCAAGTAAAGACTCCAGGCGATTTTGGAACTCAATATATATGATAGAAGCCTTAGTCAGCACGAGGACCTCTCAGACAGAGGTTTAACTCTGCTCCAACCTCTGGATGTAAGGAATTAACATGATTGACAAATGCCCTGATCTCAGCACTAATCATAATTTTGCCTGGGCAGCAAACTCATCAGAGTTCTAAACCTTTTTGGCGACCGCATGGAAAAACCCGACCAGACCAGCTCAGCTAAACACGTTTCAGTTGACTTCACATGTAACACAGCTCGGTGTACGAACATTTACCACTGGCTGTGCAGCAAAGTTGCCACAGTTTATGACATTTCACTTTCGACTGCACTGCAAACTGAGCTCAGAGGGTGTGACAGATCTTACCTTTGACTGCATAGCAAAGAGACTCAAGGCGAAGGACACCAGCGCCGTTGCCCCCACGGCCCACAGAACTGCTTCGGCCTCAAAGTACCTGCAGAGAGAAATATCAAACAGATGCAGTGAGAACAGCACCCCATAATATCATGTCTAACTAGTGAGCAGATAGAGTGTATACGGTACGCGCAGTGGGGTTCTGGTCTATTGTGAAAGGggaaatatttgtttcttataaaaaaaatctgttttttttaattatgaattatgtATCTCAAGTAAAGCAACGGCAGAGGCGCTCAGTGGACGTGCATTGCACAATGTCGTGCCTATGTTCCTTTTTCAAATCACTTGATGCTTCTGTTATGACAATATCCTATAAATTAGATCATTCGAATGTATGTTTGATAGTCAGCGCTCAACTGATGCCTTTTTTGACATGCTGCTAAAAATGAAACAGCTCACAGATGGAAAAGGTATCTTGTGTTTACGCAGGCACTGGTACAGAGAGAAGGAACATTTTTGAACTGTTTGTGATGCTTCTGATTTATCTTCAGCTTCACCTAAAAATGATAATTCCATATGCTTTTTAATTTGGTGAATCAGCAATGATAACATCAGGCTTGATGGCTTCGTTCTTGGCATCGAATGCGTCATCGGTTATGGATCAAATAtggatgtttttatgtaaatcaGTGAGCATCAGGTGGGGATTCGTCCTTGGAAACACTCACACTGTCACAGATCCAAGCATCAAGCCCTCTGCAATGGTCTGAGccagggggagagagagagagagggaatggGAGGGGGAGACAAATGGAAAGTAAATACATggcaaaaaaactgtgaaatagaGCAGGTGTGGTGGGGGTTTAATTTGATGCCTGGCTGGTACCGCTTCTACTCACAAACAGTCCCAGAGCAATGAAATTGAGAGGAACTCGACGACGAAGGTTGTCACAGCAGGACATGGCCACAATGAGCACCAACACTGCCGCCCTATTTCACAGAGAATATGGAGTATCGTAAACAGCAAATAAGCAGgctataaaaactaaacaaaaaacacaaaaaaacgcAGTGTTCAAAATGTGAATTCACTAAGTGGATTGTTTATGCACAGTATAGTGAGCAGTTTGTCAGACTGGGATTAAGACTGCGGTGACATCACATCCATGAGATTCTATGAGCACAAACGTTAATGCAGTCTTACAAACTGCCTACATCAAAGCATAGGAGAACCAGTTGTTGTGCCGTGTCCACTTCCTCAGGTCGTCCCTGTTGTttgatgagacagagagagagagagagagagagagagagagagagggaggagtgtTTAAGTGAGGAGCCATGTATTTGATAGAGGAAGTagaatgattttattaaatattaacaggACAGAGCATTGTGCTTGTAGGATCTGGATACAATTTATGAGAAGAAACTACAGTACCAGCGTTACCACCTCCATTGTACAAAACACATAAAGCTTTTAAACaactacataaaatatattaggTTTTTAAAATACTATTGTATTTTCACTTCTTGtcttatttaacatatttatgattatttaaaCACTGCCGAGTTGCAGGCTCAATGTATTTGCGTTGACAACTGTGGTGCTTTCACTCTGTGAAGTTGGGAGTTCTTACATGATATGAGGCTACACTAAAGGTTGACGagtgtctttatttttggaAGTAATTCAATGCAATAATGCCTCACCAGTAAAGAAACGCACAGATGATCCCCACAGTCACCAGAAGCTGAATCATCAAAGTCAAGTAGACTTTCCTTATGAAACCTGttaagaaagacagaaagatgcAGAGACACAGTGAGACACGACCGGCAAAAAAGCAAACAGGGGACAGAActcatacacactcacaaaaaaacCTTCCAGGACAAAGAGCAGGTAAACTTGTTTGTGCTGCGCCACAAATCAGAATGGCTGTTTTCACCAAACCCACATTTCATCTtcctgtttaaaatgatttgtgtaGTATTGGAGGTGAAGAGTTGAGGCAGTGTACAGCACGTAGATCAgggaacaattttcaatttcaaatcaatttcaagaaaacactgcaaagaAAATGAGGGAATAAATTCTGTTGATCTTTTTTCAGCATGggccacaaaaacacatttattggttTTCCCTGCTCTCTCTCCACCCAGGCCTCACCTCTTCGTATGACAGCATCACTGAAGCCACTATCTTCTAAGCCGTTAGAGTAATCAGGTGGAGTTTGACCATACTGCTGCTCACCTCCATTCCCACTGGGATAGGCCATGTTAGCATAGGTGGCAGGAGGGGAGACAACTGCAACGTTTCCCTTTCCCACCTGACTCATTGAAACAAATATTGGGCGACAATGTAAAATGATGTGGATGCTGCTATTAGTTTTCCTTTtggagcaaaaaacaaaacagtcatcCTGAAATGTGCAAACAGTTCCCATGAACAGTTTTATGATAATCCCATGATCAAAGCCTGGTGGTGTGTTATTTTGGCTGATGCTGTACTAACAGTTGGGCATTAAATTCACA
This window harbors:
- the zgc:110410 gene encoding protein lifeguard 1 — protein: MDRTNGSSNGGYGPPPPPYNQQDYTESSYTGVGYQVGKGNVAVVSPPATYANMAYPSGNGGEQQYGQTPPDYSNGLEDSGFSDAVIRRGFIRKVYLTLMIQLLVTVGIICAFLYWDDLRKWTRHNNWFSYALMAAVLVLIVAMSCCDNLRRRVPLNFIALGLFTIAEGLMLGSVTVYFEAEAVLWAVGATALVSFALSLFAMQSKWDFTTANGSLWVFAWTLFSFALLCAILRSQYLYIVYACLGTLLFSLYLVFDTQLILGGKHRKYEVSPEEYVFAALNLYLDIISLFLLLLQLIGLCR